Proteins from a genomic interval of Nocardioidaceae bacterium:
- a CDS encoding class I SAM-dependent methyltransferase: MSTSHPVFARFFSALSDAMEDRGLGERRAALLDGLTGHVVEVGAGDGSNFRHYPGHGRVEQVTAVEPETWLRAKARGRAAKLPLSITVVDGAAEDLPVRDRSVDGVVFCLVLCSVADVRAALDEAFRVLRPGGTLRVLEHVAATGTLARGTQRALDATVWPALFGGCHTARDPLQHVEAAGFRVLGSERVHFPDGGLPTPVTPHLHLRAVKPS; this comes from the coding sequence ATGAGCACGTCGCACCCGGTCTTCGCGCGCTTCTTCTCCGCGCTCTCCGACGCCATGGAGGACCGGGGCCTCGGTGAGCGCCGCGCCGCGCTGCTCGACGGTCTGACCGGCCACGTGGTCGAGGTGGGTGCCGGCGACGGCTCGAACTTCAGGCACTACCCCGGCCACGGCCGGGTCGAGCAGGTCACCGCGGTGGAGCCGGAGACGTGGCTGCGTGCGAAGGCCCGTGGCCGCGCAGCGAAGCTGCCGCTGTCGATCACCGTGGTCGACGGCGCCGCGGAGGACCTGCCGGTGAGGGACCGCAGCGTCGACGGCGTCGTGTTCTGCCTGGTGCTGTGCAGTGTCGCCGACGTCCGCGCGGCTCTGGACGAGGCCTTCCGGGTCCTGCGGCCCGGGGGCACCCTGCGCGTCCTCGAGCACGTCGCGGCCACCGGCACCCTGGCGCGCGGCACGCAACGGGCCCTCGACGCGACCGTGTGGCCGGCCCTGTTCGGTGGGTGCCACACCGCCCGGGACCCCCTGCAGCACGTGGAGGCGGCGGGGTTCCGGGTGCTGGGATCCGAGCGGGTGCACTTCCCCGACGGCGGTCTGCCGACCCCGGTGACGCCGCACCTGCACCTGCGCGCCGTCAAGCCCTCCTGA
- a CDS encoding GNAT family N-acetyltransferase: MSTPPRPDLDDLRLTGLTDLGGDPSTRLDEFIDAVARGFHETVSDDDRALWRSTTQPERSFGIRGGEGAAEKWVATMAAFDRVLTVPGGEFPICAISEVTVAPAYRRRGLLTRMMRHQLQDARARGEAAAYLWVSEQAIYGRFGFGEATRRLTLEVDTRRGAFEPRVDLGDGVVDEVDRDTALQVVPEVFERLRPRTPGWLDRPGPWWEAATYDAEGARGGAGPLRFVLHWNAAGEVDGYAHFRCKEGGPDSEGELRVSQLVAATPQARARLWRLLLDVDLMPRLTTRFGGPAEPLPWWLADRDGSSERLRSGTFLRLVDVEAALAARTYATEVDTVIDVRDTLLPENAGHLRLRGGREGAEVARVDSAVAADVALDVRDLGSAYLGGVDLRTLHRAGLVDGSTAAVGHLAAALQHDVPAECLDMF; encoded by the coding sequence GTGAGCACGCCCCCGCGCCCGGATCTCGACGACCTCCGCCTGACCGGCCTGACCGACCTCGGTGGTGACCCCTCGACGCGGCTCGACGAGTTCATCGACGCCGTCGCCCGCGGCTTCCACGAGACCGTCTCCGACGACGACCGCGCGCTGTGGCGGAGCACGACGCAGCCGGAGCGGTCCTTCGGCATCCGTGGCGGCGAGGGTGCGGCGGAGAAGTGGGTCGCGACGATGGCGGCCTTCGACCGCGTCCTGACCGTGCCCGGGGGCGAGTTCCCGATCTGTGCCATCAGCGAGGTCACCGTCGCGCCCGCCTACCGTCGTCGCGGCCTGCTGACCCGCATGATGCGTCACCAGCTGCAGGACGCCCGTGCCCGCGGCGAGGCGGCGGCCTACCTCTGGGTCAGCGAGCAGGCGATCTACGGCCGGTTCGGCTTCGGCGAGGCGACCCGGCGTCTGACGCTCGAGGTCGACACGCGCCGCGGGGCCTTCGAGCCGCGCGTGGATCTCGGCGACGGTGTCGTCGACGAGGTCGACCGGGACACGGCGCTGCAGGTCGTCCCCGAGGTCTTCGAGCGGTTGCGCCCGCGTACGCCGGGGTGGTTGGACCGTCCCGGTCCGTGGTGGGAGGCCGCGACGTACGACGCGGAGGGTGCCCGCGGGGGAGCGGGCCCGCTGCGCTTCGTGCTGCACTGGAACGCCGCGGGCGAGGTCGACGGCTACGCCCACTTCCGCTGCAAGGAGGGCGGCCCGGACAGTGAGGGCGAGCTGCGGGTCTCCCAGCTCGTGGCGGCGACGCCGCAGGCGCGTGCCCGGTTGTGGCGCCTGCTGCTCGACGTGGACCTGATGCCGAGGTTGACGACCCGCTTCGGCGGTCCGGCGGAGCCCCTCCCGTGGTGGCTGGCCGATCGCGACGGGAGCTCCGAGAGGCTGCGGTCCGGCACGTTCCTCCGGCTCGTCGACGTGGAGGCCGCCCTGGCGGCGCGCACGTACGCGACCGAGGTCGACACCGTCATCGACGTGCGCGACACCCTGCTGCCCGAGAACGCAGGGCACTTACGCCTGCGCGGCGGGCGCGAGGGTGCGGAGGTCGCGCGCGTCGACAGCGCGGTCGCCGCCGATGTCGCGCTCGACGTCCGCGACCTGGGCAGCGCCTACCTCGGGGGCGTCGACCTGCGTACGCTCCACCGCGCCGGCCTCGTCGACGGCAGCACCGCGGCGGTCGGGCACCTCGCGGCCGCGCTGCAGCACGACGTGCCGGCGGAGTGCCTGGACATGTTCTGA
- a CDS encoding M23 family metallopeptidase, whose product MPPFVLLLGAVLLVGGLMPSAAVASPADRSHTGRDGVARAFPLPGGASYGSAHHDYPATDLFAPCGARVVSPVDGVVLELSRKDRWSSATNRGVQRGGKFFSIEGDDGVRYYGSHLRGVRPKIKVGKRIRAGVVIGRNGRTGSAAGTPCHVHFGLSPVCAGKRDWGVRRGVVSPYEFLRSWERDGSRSPKRAVRGWERTHGCPQAP is encoded by the coding sequence ATGCCCCCCTTCGTCCTGCTCCTCGGTGCCGTGCTGCTCGTCGGCGGCCTGATGCCGTCGGCTGCCGTGGCGAGCCCGGCGGACCGCTCGCACACCGGGCGTGACGGGGTGGCGCGGGCCTTCCCGCTGCCCGGCGGGGCCTCGTACGGGTCGGCCCACCACGACTACCCGGCCACCGACCTGTTCGCGCCGTGCGGCGCGAGGGTCGTCTCCCCGGTCGACGGGGTCGTGCTCGAGCTGAGTCGCAAGGACCGGTGGAGCTCCGCGACGAACCGCGGGGTCCAGCGCGGCGGCAAGTTCTTCTCGATCGAGGGTGACGACGGCGTCCGCTACTACGGCTCCCACCTGCGCGGGGTGCGACCGAAGATCAAGGTCGGCAAGCGCATCCGGGCCGGCGTGGTGATCGGGCGCAACGGACGGACGGGCTCCGCGGCCGGCACCCCGTGCCACGTGCACTTCGGCCTGAGCCCCGTCTGTGCAGGCAAGCGCGACTGGGGCGTACGCCGCGGCGTGGTCAGCCCGTACGAGTTCCTGCGTTCGTGGGAGCGCGACGGCTCACGGTCACCGAAGCGTGCGGTGCGCGGCTGGGAGCGCACGCACGGCTGCCCGCAGGCTCCCTGA
- the secA gene encoding preprotein translocase subunit SecA: MPSILDRVLRVGEGKILKQLDKVANLVEAIADEYSDMTDEQLQACTQEFRDRLEAGETEDDLMPEAFAVVREAATRVLGQRHYRVQIMGGAALHLGNIAEMKTGEGKTLVATLPAYLNALSGKGVHVVTVNDYLARYHAEWMGRVHAFLGLTTGVILPTMRPDERRAAYACDITYGTNNELGFDYLRDNMASSLEDCVQRGHNFCVVDEVDSILIDEARTPLIISGPTQDEVKWYDQFARIARRLVKDEDYEVDEKKRTVSILEDGITKVEDQLGIDNLYESANTPLISFLNNSIKAKELFRKDKEYVVIKGEVLIVDEHTGRILSGRRYNDGLHQAIEAKEGVEVKEEYQTLAQITLQNYFRLYDKLSGMTGTALTEASEFDKTYKLGVVPIPTNKPVIRRDERDLVYRTEVAKFDAVADDIAERHEKGQPVLVGTVSVEKSEYLSNLLQTRGIPHSVLNAKMHADEAEVVALAGHKGAVTVATNMAGRGTDIMLGGSVEFLADRNLRQRGLEPATPEYEGAWQPEVDRVKQQVSDEADEVREAGGLYVLGTERHESRRIDNQLRGRSGRQGDPGESRFYLSLQDDLMRLFKADWVDRVLTTLKVPDDLPIENKTVTNSIASAQGQVESQNFDSRKNVLKYDDVMNRQRSVIYDERRRVLEGADLRDQVQDMIRDAVTAYIVGATDGFGEEWDLEALWTALGTLYPIGIDREEVEAQSANLDREELLEMVLEDAKAAYAEREEEIGSEIMRELERRVILSVLDRKWREHLYEMDYLREGIGLRAYSQKDPLVEYQREGYDMFAGMMEGIKEETVGFLFHLEVELEDEHDHDEDPLQVTAASAAATAGSSPLAAAANRPHISAKGLEETEAPTDLTYSAPSTDGDGGVDVHKDQATAAVDDPYAGIGRNADCPCGSGKKYKKCHGAPTGPTGMTTRAGG; encoded by the coding sequence GTGCCCTCCATCCTCGACCGAGTCCTCCGCGTCGGTGAAGGCAAGATCCTCAAGCAGCTCGACAAGGTCGCGAACCTCGTCGAGGCGATCGCCGACGAGTACTCCGACATGACCGACGAGCAGCTCCAGGCGTGCACGCAGGAGTTCCGCGACCGTCTCGAGGCAGGTGAGACCGAGGACGACCTCATGCCGGAGGCCTTCGCGGTCGTCCGCGAGGCCGCGACCCGCGTGCTCGGCCAGCGCCACTACCGGGTGCAGATCATGGGCGGCGCGGCGCTGCACCTGGGCAACATCGCGGAGATGAAGACCGGTGAGGGCAAGACGCTGGTCGCGACGCTCCCGGCGTACCTCAACGCGCTGTCCGGCAAGGGCGTCCACGTCGTCACGGTCAACGACTACCTCGCCCGCTACCACGCGGAGTGGATGGGCCGCGTCCACGCGTTCCTGGGGCTGACGACCGGGGTGATCCTGCCGACGATGCGGCCCGACGAGCGGCGTGCGGCGTACGCGTGCGACATCACCTACGGCACCAACAACGAGCTGGGCTTCGACTACCTGCGCGACAACATGGCCTCCTCGCTGGAGGACTGCGTGCAGCGCGGCCACAACTTCTGCGTCGTGGACGAGGTCGACTCGATCCTCATCGACGAGGCACGGACGCCGCTGATCATCTCGGGCCCGACGCAGGACGAGGTGAAGTGGTACGACCAGTTCGCCCGCATCGCCCGTCGCCTGGTCAAGGACGAGGACTACGAGGTCGACGAGAAGAAGCGCACCGTCTCGATCCTCGAGGACGGCATCACCAAGGTCGAGGACCAGCTGGGCATCGACAACCTGTACGAGTCCGCCAATACGCCGCTGATCTCCTTCCTGAACAACTCCATCAAGGCCAAGGAGCTGTTCCGCAAGGACAAGGAGTACGTCGTCATCAAGGGCGAGGTGCTCATCGTCGACGAGCACACCGGCCGCATCCTCTCCGGTCGCCGCTACAACGACGGTCTGCACCAGGCGATCGAGGCGAAGGAGGGGGTGGAGGTCAAGGAGGAGTACCAGACCCTCGCCCAGATCACGCTGCAGAACTACTTCCGCCTCTACGACAAGCTCTCCGGCATGACCGGCACGGCGCTGACCGAGGCCAGCGAGTTCGACAAGACCTACAAGCTCGGTGTGGTGCCGATCCCGACCAACAAGCCGGTGATCCGCCGCGACGAGCGCGACCTGGTGTACCGCACGGAGGTCGCGAAGTTCGACGCGGTGGCCGACGACATCGCCGAGCGCCACGAGAAGGGCCAGCCGGTGCTGGTCGGCACGGTGTCGGTGGAGAAGTCGGAGTACCTGTCGAACCTGCTGCAGACGCGCGGTATCCCGCACTCGGTGCTAAACGCGAAGATGCACGCCGACGAGGCCGAGGTCGTCGCGCTGGCCGGCCACAAGGGCGCGGTGACCGTCGCGACCAACATGGCCGGTCGAGGCACCGACATCATGCTGGGCGGGTCGGTGGAGTTCCTCGCCGACCGCAACCTGCGCCAGCGGGGTCTGGAGCCCGCGACACCGGAGTACGAGGGGGCCTGGCAGCCCGAGGTCGACAGGGTGAAGCAGCAGGTCTCCGACGAGGCCGACGAGGTGCGCGAGGCCGGCGGCCTGTACGTGCTCGGCACCGAGCGTCACGAGTCACGGCGCATCGACAACCAGCTGCGTGGACGTTCCGGCCGTCAGGGTGACCCGGGGGAGTCGCGCTTCTACCTCTCGCTGCAGGACGACCTGATGCGGCTGTTCAAGGCCGACTGGGTCGACCGCGTGCTGACCACGCTGAAGGTGCCCGACGACCTGCCGATCGAGAACAAGACGGTCACGAACTCGATCGCCTCGGCCCAGGGCCAGGTGGAGAGCCAGAACTTCGACTCCCGCAAGAACGTCCTGAAGTACGACGACGTGATGAACCGGCAGCGGTCGGTCATCTACGACGAGCGGCGTCGGGTGCTCGAGGGCGCCGACCTGCGCGACCAGGTGCAGGACATGATTCGCGACGCCGTCACCGCCTACATCGTCGGTGCGACCGACGGGTTCGGCGAGGAGTGGGACCTCGAGGCGCTGTGGACCGCGCTGGGCACGCTGTACCCGATCGGCATCGACCGCGAGGAGGTCGAGGCGCAGTCGGCGAACCTCGACCGCGAGGAGCTGCTCGAGATGGTGCTCGAGGACGCGAAGGCGGCGTACGCCGAGCGCGAGGAGGAGATCGGCTCGGAGATCATGCGCGAGCTGGAGCGTCGCGTGATCCTCTCGGTGCTCGACCGCAAGTGGCGCGAGCACCTCTACGAGATGGACTACCTCCGTGAGGGCATCGGCCTGCGGGCGTACTCCCAGAAGGACCCGCTCGTGGAATACCAGCGCGAGGGCTACGACATGTTCGCCGGGATGATGGAGGGCATCAAGGAGGAGACCGTCGGCTTCCTCTTCCACCTCGAGGTCGAGCTCGAGGACGAGCACGACCACGACGAGGACCCGTTGCAGGTGACCGCCGCCTCGGCTGCGGCGACGGCCGGCTCCTCGCCCCTCGCCGCCGCTGCGAACCGTCCGCACATCAGCGCCAAGGGGCTCGAGGAGACCGAGGCGCCGACGGACCTGACGTACTCGGCCCCGTCGACCGACGGCGACGGCGGCGTGGACGTGCACAAGGACCAGGCCACCGCGGCCGTCGACGACCCGTACGCAGGCATCGGTCGCAACGCCGACTGCCCGTGCGGGTCGGGCAAGAAGTACAAGAAGTGCCACGGCGCTCCGACGGGCCCGACCGGTATGACCACCCGCGCCGGGGGCTGA
- a CDS encoding LysM peptidoglycan-binding domain-containing protein yields MTDDMLPTLEAQVLVAARLAGGAALAWLVVLALVALRHRRSPDVALAALRRLGAPTTLCRVVLLVVCVGVAQPAYATAPAPGGSSGQDSSLRLAEALDGLPSPALPAPGPPVVVRPERPAAATSSPETSRPVARPGGAADRCDHVVRAGDSLWSITEQELRAGSAPAIERGWRDLYAANRRTIGADPDLIRPGTRLDTSSLAPGCD; encoded by the coding sequence ATGACTGACGACATGCTGCCCACGCTCGAGGCGCAGGTGCTCGTCGCCGCCCGTCTCGCGGGGGGTGCGGCGCTCGCCTGGCTGGTGGTGCTGGCACTCGTGGCCCTCCGTCACCGGCGGTCGCCCGACGTGGCGCTCGCGGCGCTGCGGCGCCTGGGTGCACCGACGACCCTGTGCCGCGTGGTGCTCCTGGTCGTCTGCGTCGGCGTCGCGCAGCCCGCGTACGCGACAGCTCCCGCACCCGGTGGCTCATCGGGTCAGGACTCCTCGCTGCGCCTCGCCGAGGCGCTCGACGGACTCCCCTCCCCCGCGCTCCCAGCACCTGGGCCCCCGGTGGTCGTGCGGCCCGAACGACCGGCCGCGGCGACGTCGAGCCCCGAGACGTCGCGTCCCGTCGCCCGGCCCGGCGGCGCAGCAGATCGGTGCGACCACGTCGTACGCGCCGGCGACTCGCTCTGGTCCATCACGGAGCAGGAGCTGCGCGCGGGGAGCGCGCCCGCGATCGAGCGCGGCTGGCGCGACCTGTACGCCGCCAACCGCCGCACCATCGGCGCCGACCCCGACCTGATCCGCCCCGGCACCCGTCTCGACACCTCGAGTCTCGCGCCGGGCTGCGACTGA
- a CDS encoding helix-turn-helix domain-containing protein — MPENVAGPRFLQLPEVAEILATSTAQVYALVRRGDLPAIKIGGRGQWRVEATKLEEFIARMYAETDEFVKSHPYTEAGAENAEL, encoded by the coding sequence ATGCCCGAGAACGTCGCGGGACCCCGCTTCCTCCAGCTGCCCGAGGTGGCGGAGATCCTCGCCACCTCCACCGCCCAGGTGTACGCCCTGGTGCGGCGCGGCGACCTGCCCGCCATCAAGATCGGCGGTCGCGGCCAGTGGCGTGTCGAGGCGACGAAGCTCGAGGAGTTCATCGCGCGGATGTACGCCGAGACCGACGAGTTCGTGAAGTCCCACCCCTACACCGAGGCCGGCGCGGAGAACGCCGAGCTGTAG